A window of Callospermophilus lateralis isolate mCalLat2 chromosome 13, mCalLat2.hap1, whole genome shotgun sequence contains these coding sequences:
- the LOC143379572 gene encoding calmodulin-like protein 3 → MANQLTEEQIAEFKEAFSLFDKDGDGCITTQELGTVMRSLGQNPTEAELQGMVNEIDRDGNGTVDFPEFLGMMARKMKDTDSEEEIREAFRVFDKDGNGYVSAAELRHVMTRLGEKLSDEEVEEMIRAADTDGDGQVNYEEFVRMLVSK, encoded by the coding sequence ATGGCCAACCAGCTGACTGAGGAGCAAATTGCCGAGTTCAAGGAAGCCTTCTCTCTGTTTGACAAGGACGGGGATGGCTGCATTACCACCCAGGAGCTGGGCACCGTCATGCGGTCCCTGGGCCAGAACCCCACAGAGGCTGAGCTCCAGGGCATGGTGAACGAGATCGACCGGGATGGAAATGGCACGGTGGACTTCCCCGAGTTCCTGGGCATGATGGCCAGGAAGATGAAAGACACGGACAGCGAGGAGGAGATCCGGGAGGCCTTCCGCGTGTTCGACAAGGACGGCAACGGCTATGTCAGCGCAGCCGAGCTGAGGCACGTGATGACCAGACTGGGGGAGAAGCTGAGCGATGAGGAGGTGGAGGAGATGATCCGGGCAGCAGACACCGACGGAGATGGGCAAGTGAACTACGAGGAGTTTGTGCGCATGCTGGTGTCCAAGTGA